In Schistocerca serialis cubense isolate TAMUIC-IGC-003099 chromosome 8, iqSchSeri2.2, whole genome shotgun sequence, one genomic interval encodes:
- the LOC126417000 gene encoding golgin subfamily A member 6-like protein 22, whose product MAASRGGGGRPHCWRRICGGGGQEEEQKKKEEEEEEEQKKKEEQEEEEEEEEEEEEEEEEEEQKEEEQKEEEEEEQKEEEQKEEEEEEQKEEERRRRSKRRRSKRRRRRRSKRRRRRRSKRRRRRRRRRRRRSKRRRRRRRSSKRRRRRRSKRRRRRRSKRRRRRRSKRRRRRRSKRRRRRRRRRSKRRRRRRRRRSKREEEEEEQKEEEEEEEQKEEEKEEEEQKEEEKEEEEEEEEEEEQKEEEEEEEQKEEEEEEEQKEEEEEEEQKEEEEEEQKEEEEEEQKEEEEQKEEEEQKEEEEQKEEEEQKEEEEQKEEEEQKEEEEQKEEEEQKEEEEQKEEEEQKEEEEQKEEEEQKEEEEQKEEEEQKEEEEQKEEEEQKEEEEQKEEEEQKEEEEQKEEEEQKEEEEQKEEEEQKEEEEQKEEEEQKEEEEQKEEEEQKEEEEQKEEEEQKEEEEQKEEEEQKEEEEQKEEEEQKEEEEQKEEEQKEEEEQKEEEEQKEEEEEEKEEEEEEKNYSRRSGSYLAVQLNPGLSPAMSQAPRQRYGLIVVPGPAVKIKHE is encoded by the exons ATGGCGGCATCGCGGGGCGGCGGGGGGCGACCTCACTGCTGGCGGCGCATCTGCGGC GGTGGAGGgcaggaggaggagcagaagaagaaggaggaggaagaggaggaggagcagaagaagaaggaggagcaggaggaggaggaggaggaggaggaggaggaggaggaggaggaggaggaggaggagcagaaggaggaggagcagaaggaggaggaggaggaggagcaaaaggaggaggagcaaaaggaggaggaggaggaggagcaaaaggaggagga gaggaggaggaggagcaaaaggaggaggagcaaaaggaggaggaggaggaggagcaaaaggaggaggaggaggaggagcaaaaggaggaggaggaggaggaggaggaggaggaggaggagcaaaaggaggaggcggaggaggaggagcagcaaaaggaggaggaggaggaggagcaaaaggaggaggaggaggaggagcaaaaggaggaggaggaggaggagcaaaaggaggaggaggaggaggagcaaaaggaggaggaggaggaggaggaggaggagcaaaaggaggaggaggaggaggaggaggaggagcaaaagg gaggaggaggaggaggagcaaaaggaggaggaggaggaggaggagcaaaaggaggaggaaaaggaggaggaggagcaaaaggaggaggaaaaggaggaggaggaggaggaggaggaggaggaggagcaaaaggaggaggaggaggaggaggagcaaaaggaggaggaggaggaggaggagcaaaaggaggaggaggaggaggaggagcaaaaggaggaggaggaggaggagcaaaaggaggaggaggaggaggagcaaaaggaggaggaggagcaaaaggaggaggaggagcaaaaggaggaggaggagcaaaaggaggaggaggagcaaaaggaggaggaggagcaaaaggaggaggaggagcaaaaggaggaggaggagcaaaaggaggaggaggagcaaaaggaggaggaggagcaaaaggaggaggaggagcaaaaggaggaggaggagcaaaaggaggaggaggagcaaaaggaggaggaggagcaaaaggaggaggaggagcaaaaggaggaggaggagcaaaaggaggaggaggagcaaaaggaggaggaggagcaaaaggaggaggaggagcaaaaggaggaggaggagcaaaaggaggaggaggagcaaaaggaggaggaggagcaaaaggaggaggaggagcaaaaggaggaggaggagcaaaaggaggaggaggagcaaaaggaggaggaggagcaaaaggaggaggaggagcaaaaggaggaggaggagcaaaaggaggaggaggagcaaaaggaggaggaggagcaaaaggaggaggaggagcaaaaggaggaggaggagcaaaaggaggaggaggagcaaaaggaggaggaggagcaaaaggaggaggagcaaaaggaggaggaggagcaaaaggaggaggaggagcaaaaggaggaggaggaggaggaaaaggaggaggaggaggaggaaaaaaactATAGTAG ACGAAGCGGGAGCTACCTGGCGGTACAGCTCAACCCTGGACTCTCGCCAGCAATGAGTCAGGCACCTCGCCAGAGATACGGCCTCATCGTGGTCCCTGGTCCGGCCGTAAAGATAAAGCACGAATAA